From a single Pseudomonas triticicola genomic region:
- the lepA gene encoding translation elongation factor 4, with product MSDLSHIRNFSIIAHIDHGKSTLADRFIQMCGGLAEREMEAQVLDSMDLERERGITIKAHSVTLYYKAKDGITYQLNFIDTPGHVDFTYEVSRSLAACEGALLVVDAGQGVEAQSVANCYTAIEQGLEVMPVLNKIDLPQAEPDRVKDEIEKIIGIDATDAVTCSAKTGLGVDEVLERLVHTIPAPTGNIEDPLQALIIDSWFDNYLGVVSLVRVRHGRVKKGDKILVKSTGKVHLVDSVGVFNPKHTATVDLKAGEVGFIIASIKDIHGAPVGDTLTLSSTPDVPVLPGFKRIQPQVYAGLFPVSSDDFEDFREALQKLTLNDSSLQYTPESSDALGFGFRCGFLGMLHMEIIQERLEREYDLDLITTAPTVIFELVLKTGETIYVDNPSKLPDVSAIEDMREPIVRANILVPQEHLGNVITLCIEKRGVQVDMLFLGNQVQVTYDLPMNEVVLDFFDRLKSTSRGYASLDYHFDRYQSANLVKLDVLINGDKVDALALIVHRDNSHFKGRQLTEKMKELIPRQMFDVAIQAAIGGQIVARTTVKALRKNVLAKCYGGDVSRKKKLLEKQKAGKKRMKQVGNVEIPQEAFLAVLRLE from the coding sequence GTGAGTGATTTGAGTCATATCCGCAATTTCTCCATCATCGCCCACATTGACCATGGCAAGTCGACGCTGGCTGACCGTTTCATCCAGATGTGCGGCGGCCTGGCCGAGCGTGAAATGGAAGCCCAGGTACTGGATTCCATGGATCTTGAGCGTGAACGCGGGATCACCATCAAGGCCCACAGCGTTACCCTCTATTACAAAGCCAAAGACGGCATCACCTACCAGCTGAACTTCATTGACACCCCGGGTCACGTCGACTTCACCTACGAAGTCAGCCGTTCCCTGGCCGCGTGCGAAGGTGCCTTGCTGGTGGTCGATGCGGGGCAGGGCGTCGAAGCCCAGTCCGTGGCCAACTGCTACACCGCCATCGAGCAGGGCCTTGAGGTCATGCCGGTCCTGAACAAGATCGACCTGCCCCAGGCCGAGCCGGATCGCGTCAAGGACGAGATCGAGAAGATCATCGGCATCGACGCCACCGACGCCGTCACCTGCAGCGCCAAGACCGGCCTGGGTGTCGACGAAGTGCTCGAGCGTCTGGTGCACACCATTCCTGCGCCGACCGGCAACATCGAAGATCCGCTGCAAGCGTTGATCATCGACTCCTGGTTCGACAACTACCTGGGCGTTGTTTCCCTGGTACGCGTGCGCCATGGCCGTGTGAAGAAGGGCGACAAGATTCTGGTCAAGTCCACCGGCAAGGTGCACCTGGTCGACAGTGTCGGCGTGTTCAACCCGAAACACACCGCCACCGTTGATCTGAAGGCCGGCGAAGTGGGCTTCATCATCGCCAGCATCAAGGACATTCACGGTGCGCCGGTCGGTGACACCCTGACCTTGAGCTCCACGCCGGACGTGCCGGTGCTGCCGGGCTTCAAACGCATCCAGCCACAGGTTTACGCCGGTCTGTTCCCGGTCAGTTCCGACGACTTCGAGGATTTCCGCGAAGCGCTGCAGAAGCTGACCCTGAACGACTCGTCGCTGCAGTACACCCCGGAAAGCTCCGACGCTTTGGGCTTCGGCTTCCGTTGCGGCTTCCTCGGCATGCTGCACATGGAAATCATCCAGGAGCGCCTCGAGCGCGAATACGACCTGGACCTGATCACCACCGCGCCGACAGTAATTTTCGAGCTGGTGCTGAAAACCGGTGAAACGATTTACGTCGACAACCCGTCGAAGCTTCCGGACGTGTCGGCGATCGAGGACATGCGCGAGCCAATCGTGCGCGCCAATATCCTCGTACCGCAGGAACACCTGGGCAACGTGATCACCCTGTGCATCGAGAAACGCGGCGTTCAGGTCGACATGCTGTTCCTCGGCAATCAGGTGCAAGTGACCTACGACCTGCCGATGAACGAAGTGGTCCTGGACTTCTTCGACCGTCTCAAATCCACCAGCCGCGGCTATGCTTCGCTGGACTACCATTTCGATCGTTACCAATCGGCTAATCTGGTGAAACTGGACGTGCTGATCAACGGCGACAAGGTCGATGCCCTGGCATTGATCGTGCACCGTGACAACTCGCACTTCAAAGGTCGCCAGTTGACCGAGAAGATGAAAGAACTGATTCCTCGTCAGATGTTCGACGTGGCGATTCAGGCCGCCATCGGTGGTCAGATCGTGGCCCGGACAACCGTCAAGGCGCTCAGAAAGAACGTATTGGCCAAATGCTACGGCGGTGACGTCAGTCGTAAGAAGAAACTGCTCGAGAAGCAGAAGGCCGGTAAGAAACGCATGAAACAGGTCGGCAACGTGGAAATTCCACAGGAAGCCTTCCTCGCCGTGCTCAGGTTGGAATAA